The sequence below is a genomic window from Echeneis naucrates chromosome 13, fEcheNa1.1, whole genome shotgun sequence.
GACCATGTCTTTTAAACTGACTGAAGTTGTCAATACGAATCAAACTATAATCTTTAAATCTgactctgtctgtgtctctctttgaaATAACACTAAATTCATAAGTGTTGTAACATTAGCGCATAATTGAGGAACCTTGGCTGACTGCGTTGTATGCAACTCAACTTGAAACAGTGGAAAACCAGCTAACATGTCATGTTTCACTTCCATTAATGAAGACGACTGATTGGAGGACAATTTTAGGTCTAAAGAGTTATGACTGTTTGCAACACTAAAGCACTCGACTTAAATGACCACCATTTCAGCCTGAACCCTCAGGCTATGATAATAAAGAGCAGATAACTAGAAATCAGTTGTGCAATAGTTTGTTCACATTTTATTCACAGAAATATAAAGTAGTATGTCAAGTACATCACTTTGTACAAAATTGCACAGACTCTTCAAAACTCAGTCAGACAACAGAAAGTTCAGCCTTGAGAAGTGCTacgaaaataaaaaagacatgaGCAAATCTGTGATATGTGAAAAGGGCTGTTGCACGGACGTGTTCCACTGAGGATGTTTCATCAAGAAGAATCAATCAATTGTACATAAATAAGACTCAAtaggaaaaatgtaatttacaaCGGCTGAGGAATAAATACGTTTCAAAAATAGGATTCAAGTTGGCACATGAACTGCTCTATCCGCTCCTTGACTGAAACTGACCTTTCCCCGACGACACTAAATGGCCATGCTTGACCAGACAGATTCTGGGTCTTGATATGTTTAATCGAACTGAAGAAACTTGCTGAATATGTTCAAAATAAAGTAGCCGCTTGCTGTTGCTATGCTGTTTTCCAATGCGTTTAACatgcattaaaagaaaatttcaacatttttggtACAATGATTGTTCTTGTTCTCTACACCAAAGGGGGAGTTACTGATAGCACCTGATTTAGCTTAGCATTAAATCTTAAGCTTAGCATTAAGACTAAGTCAGAAACTGATAGCAGCTCATTTATGTCAAtgtcttgtttatttaatcTTTGCAAATATCGAAttaccattttaaaaaaagatattcttattcaaatgaacagaaaagtgtgtccaagtgtgtcttttgactggtagtgtagtTTCATATTTGTCACATTTGAAATCGATTTTAATcgatttttatcttttttttttttcacttcaaaatgttttcatgttgttattttccagcacggcagcatagtggttagcgctgtctcCCCGCAATAAGCAGTTTCTGtctggagttttcatgttctccctgtgcctgtgttggtttcctcccaccgtccaaagacatcatgtttgggttaattactgtctgtaggtctgagtgtgagtgtgagtggttgttggtctctgtgtgtctctgtgtgttggccctgtgatggactgctgacctgtccagggtgaccccgccctcacccagtgcgagctgggattggctccggcaccccCCGTgacatggaaatggaaaagcagtagaagatggattgatggatgtttacattttccttcaatgtttcattttcactgccTAATATTAAGACATCTATTCCTACAATTGTGAATATCGTATAGGGTGAAAACgaggttttcttttgatttaCTATCATAAAAATCTGGGTTCTTTTGATTTACTATCATAAAAATCTGGGTTCTGTGTCAGCAAAAGTGCATTACTCAAGCATGGCCATCTAGACCTACAAGTTCACCTGTGGGCTACACAGACAGTACACAATACTGCCACCTTTCTAAAAAACAAGTCCCAAGTCCCTCCCCCTGCTGGTTTTGGTGTAATAATATCTTCAAGGCGTTACTTCAAAGTGAACTCCTACATGAACAGCATATCTAATCTACAGGCTATGGATATGATGAGCTTGAATACACAACCAGCACCAGACGGAGGGATCCTGAAAACCATGTTTTAGAAACACTACTTTAGCACATCAATCATTGAAAAACATTTGGACTCTAATACACCATCACACACTCATAGAAATAACCCAGTAAGACAGCAAAATGGGAGCCACCCTGCAAATAGTGGAAACTGAGCGTTCCATTTGTTATCAtcaatttcaatattttcaagGTTATTTGTAACACAACACGTGACcacctgtgtgtctgctgcagccATCGAtaaaactgaccaaaaaaaccaaaaacaaaaactgttcagTAGGTAGAGATATGCATGTTCAGTATGCTTTAAGGAGAAACCAATAGCAGATTAAtcagctgcatttcatttttgtgtttttgtgagtatGTCAATATCCTCCTCAACGCTAAAGGCAGCAGTCCGTTCAAGTCCAAAGTAACAATCAGGCACTGAGACCCTTTCGGCTGTAcatatttaagaaaaacatcTCTGGGCTAACACTAACACACCCACGACTGCTGCAGTGATGTTAGTGTAGGTCAGAGACCCCGCAGGGACAGTGAGGATATCCGGGACAGACTCAAAGCAGCTTTACAAACATTGATGGGATGCTCTCAGGAGCTTGGAGGAGCTCTGATGGGAAGGACTGTTTCTACAGGGTCAATTCAAACTGTCAGTCCCTTGCTGGGGTTGTGATACAGGCTCTGCTCCCAGGGAACTGTGTGCAAGGGTGAACAGGAAGCGGCCAAAAGATGTGAATCAAAGCAACATGACTCCAACTGATGACTTCCTCTTGCTTTCTCCACCTACACTAATTTACATCTAATCTTCTTTTCCATCTCAACCTCTCCTTGCCTACCTATGAatctgtgcgtgtctgtttaCTCACATCCTTGACAACAAAACTTGAAACAAAGAGCCTGAGGGATTTAGTAGTGTGGACAAATGATCTCACCTCCTTTCCCAAATCAGAGAACAGGAAATTGTCTTGATATGAAAGCAAACTAAACAATGAATGATCCAGAGATTTGGACCATTTTTATCATCCGCAGAGTGTCCTATGCCACCTCCAACTTTCCGAATCTCATTCAGTTCCGAAAATACATGACTGAGTTTAGTAGAAAGAGTACTGGTTCTCCACAGCTCGAGCCCTGCGCGTCCCATCAGGGTCGTGGTAGTCCTCAGATGCACCACTAGAGGCCTCCAGCAGCCGCTCAGAGCTGTTGCTTCGACTCTGTAAACCCCCAACTACTCCTCCTGTACCTGGATCACTGCGGGAGAGGGGGGGGAGCGCAGTGGGTGAAGAGGAGGTACTTGAGGAGAGCGGGGCATCAGAAGGAGGCGCTGCAGGTGATGTGATCCCAGGAGGGTGGAGGGCTGGCTGGGCTGAGTCTGTCCGGCAGCCTGCATCCCTGGGTGGAGTGAGGACTGGAGGCACGGTCGCATCTGGAGTTGggaaaaaggacattttttaaTGGATAGACATATGAATCTGTTCTGCTGATACTTGTTTTCATTGGAAAGCTGTGAGCACAAGTTCCTTCACAGAGCAGCATGTAAACACAGGCAGTGTGGGCCTCCTTAATTATCCTTTCTCTTGGTGGGCAATAACACCGACAACACTGGTGCCAAAGACATGCCTGACCAGTGTATCAGTAAAACCTTTTACGCCCTGAATCAAAACCTCACTCTATGAGCATGTGAGtgagtgtatgagtgtgtagGTCCAGCATTTTGGAAAACAGAAGACTTCTTTGTGATGACAAGGGTGGGTTGGGGAGGCCCAGAGTCTGGGCCTGCATGCAAAACTCCTGCAGTATAATCGCTCCCTCACTCTCCTGTACAGGAGGGCATTCATCCCATGCCAGCAGAGCAGAGGGCAGGAGCAGTGTTGGTATGGTGGAAGAGGGGGGTGAGGTTCAGTGAGTTTTAGCAAAGCTTCTTCCATCTGTAAGGCTGTAAGGACAAACCTCTGTTTTACGTTAATAAGTCACAACAGCCATTTTTTAAATACTTCCTAAAATTAACTGTCACAACCAACTGAAAACACTGTGATCAGAGGTGGACATATTCAGCATATCTGCTGATGTTAGCTTGTTGGAGAAACATTtataaaaaggaagagaaatggcATAGATATGTTTGTGGAGAATGACAGTGTTTCTTTCAATCAGTCTgtccaaaaaagaaatgtttgtgccacaaagaacaaacatttcTTACAGCTCTACCATCTTTATTAATAGATGAGCTTTTAGGACCTTGTAATTTCCTGTTCATGTTCAATGTTGAGGATCTTTAACTTTGTCCACATAGCCGACCTCACCTgcaactgtgaaaacactaattGTATGAATGGCTTCAAGTTTATAGGGGAGGAGTTTTAGTGTTGTTTACCTGTTGTGGAGCTTCTCTGCACCTGTACATAAGAACGCAATGTGATGTCAGCAGAACCTCCGGATTCAAGCGGTATGGGGTGAGCATGGAAGTGTCTCAGCATGTCCGACACAGTGTGGAACCATAAGTGATGGACGTGGCACTGCCCATTTTCATTCACAGACAAGCGTAAATGCTGAGAAGCAGAAGGAAGCGAGAgtgggtggagggagggagggaaaagttTGGGGTTCAGAGGAACGGGGAAAGGtaaaagaggggaaagaaagggagaaagacaggATTGCCatgtgaaaacagtgaacacttgatacagacaaagacagaggtcAGGACTTTATCTGGGAGGCGTCTTGCTGTGGGAACGGAGCGACAAGAATGCCAAGGCTGACACCAGAGGAAGAGGCGGCAGCTGACACTTCCTCAACGCTGCCGGCTGGCAGGATGTGATGTGCAGTGATCAAGTTACATGAGGGAACACAAAACATTGACATTACCACATCTTTTCCAGGGCCAAAACAACTCGGCCTTGCTGTGAGCTGCAGTGGCTACATCCCAAATATCAAGAGAACAAGCCTAAGTGAATTtaatgctgctgcagagcaaGACTGCAGCAGGGAGGACAGATTAATGTATTCTATTGCAGAAACCACAAGTTGTTGcaatattttctaaatcagcaacaatttcattgttttcagaTGTATATTgagtaaaatgaataaacatttgtAATTCCAACATCTGAGCTGTAAGAACCTTGCCTGTTTTCATGTACTCACACTCAGTCTTTGAGGACACATATAAATGCCTTAACTGCCTCATCAACTCACCTTGGCTTTGCCCTGGAAGTTGAAGGTGAGCACGTACTCGCCTGGCCGGGTCTCGCTCTGACGAATCACAAACAGCCCGTGGCTCCTGGCCCCGCCAGCAAGCACCAGCTGAGCTGCACGCACACGAGACAGCGTACCATGGAACCATGGGTAACCAGCCAAGCTGGCATTGCCATCTGAGTCTTTGGCTCCTTCACTGCCACCTGAGCAGAGTCAACacgtttgtgtttttattttcatgctatGCATCTTAGGCACTATTTatctgaagagaaaaacaaatgtatgaatTATCACCAGAAGAAGAGCTGGAACTCTGGGCCTCTGGGGACTGAAGGAAGCGCTCTAAAGGCATGTGAGATGGGTGCTGTGTGAAGGGGGGTTCCCTGCAACGGACTGAGGGGGCACTGTAATGCTCAGCTGTTGCAGGACATGACCTCTCTGGAGCACGATACACACCTAAAAAAAATGGATACATTCCTTAGATAGTTGTTTAAAAGTGAGTCCTGCAAAATAACAACAAGAGTCTTTGCTCAccctcagacagcagctcacagCTGCAAGAGGCCACCATGGAGCATTCTTTGGAGGCCTGGCCATGAGGACAGGATGCCAGCTCGATGTCATCACCACTGTCCCTGTACACAAACAGTCAGGAGAGCCTCAAGAATGTAACACAAAACTCTACACACACGTCATCATCCTACAAACATGGACACAAATGATTCCCTGGAGAACATCCATGAACTCTGGCAAATAAGGAGGAATTATCGGTGCTAAAGCAATGTGTCAAAAACTCCACTAATGTGATGATTAATGACCGTGTGCCCTCCTTCTCATCCACACTtgccccctctctccttcttcaggCAATGGCAAATATTTATCTGGTGGTTTACCCTGGGTCTGTGCAGTCCTGGATGTCAGCAACCCAGGAGTTTTTCTGCAACGAGTCGATGGTTTCCAGGATGTACTCTCCCCCATTTTCCACCTGTGGAAGCAGCCAAGAACTCCGATCACACACTGAATTCCAGTTGAAGGATCAGACCAGGGAGCGGAACAAGGCAACCCAGTTTTAACTGGGCAAGGGTGCAAGCTGGCTCACTTACAAGCAaattgtttttttcataaaactATAATCAAGTTTTTGGGCTCTGTCCTCGATACTGTGAAAATGTCGCAATGTTCCTACCTTCAGAACAAAAGTGTTGTCCTTGTCAGGCATCTCCAGTGGCATGGTGGTCCTCACCTCCACGATGGCTGAGAGAGGGATGCTTACTTTGGGCTTTGAGGACTAGAAGCAAAATGGACACGGTCACAGAAGAGCTGATATTAACCACAGTGTGTAAGACGGGCATTCACCACTGTCATATGCTGCATTATTGGTCACTAAAGTCTTAAGATGAATTCCACCACAACACAATATGGCTCAAAATAAGGCTCAAATAAGGTCAAGaaataatgtaatgaaatgtttaatttgaacTGGGGTCATCAGGCTAAAAACACTGTTGCCTAGTTCTTGCAGATCACAGCGGACCGAGAAACCCCACAATGTTATAAATTGGTTAACAACACTGTTTTTATCCTTTATGctccagaaaacaaagaaaaatccacCATCTGGGTGGCTTCACCAAAATACAGTCCTCTGAAAGTGATTGCACCACTTGCAAAAATAGAAACTTTATGTTTTACTACTTAAAGCTTTATGTGGAGTTTTAAGTTAGTGGTATAAGTTTAAATGCTACGtctatttatttagaaaatctTTAACGTGAAACACGCCTAACTTTTCTCAAACCTCAAAATTCTCTGCCACACATGATAATTAAGGGGAAATGGCAGTCTGAATTACTGACATGGCCTTAGCTGTGAGTAACTACACCTCCTATCTCCTGAGTATAAATAAGTCACCCAAATAGCATAAAGCCAAAATTAAAAGAGCTGGTAAAAGTTTAATGATGGcacaactgtttaaaaaaataactccactgctctgtattttatttctctcagcATCTCTCAGAGATTACTCCTGGCAACTGgctaacaaacagaaaacatgaggAGTTTATAAGAGGGTGAATACAGAAAACAACCTGGCCTCAGTTTGCCCTTTGCAGAGAGTTGGATCCAGGCCACAATCTTAACAGATCCAAAGAGTCTGTTTGAGGcagtgagctctgtgtgtgtgtgtgtgtgtacctatttatttttgtgtgtgtcaggagaGGGTGACTGATGGTCTGGCAGAGGCTTATCAGCTGATCTGTCTGGAGTAACACTGTTCCCATCCTGATCTGCCAGCACAGCCCGCTGCCTTCCACGCCCACAAAGCTTTTCTGGATCAGATGTCAAAAGCCACTTCCTGTACTGGACCATTTGACCATTTCCTGT
It includes:
- the sh2b2 gene encoding SH2B adapter protein 2 isoform X2 — its product is MNGAVVPGSPELSSSCPLPDWREFCELHARASAADFADKFQRFLSENPCYNSPGADASFSQHFAQHFLECFSAALTQARENQASSPGEDGSNTAPKYSIVPFLGIQGCPLSYGHDLYQRRKDAGASSESLDSMDSGGGGIDGGGSTTTASRGPQTAHKVSALGQSRSSEDVSVSHPKARFKKGFSLRNMSLCVVDGVKEMWHRRASPEPDAPSGTRKVNGGVGGGGEAAAGEKWSQKLRLPRGSQGHKAELLEIQREGALRYMVADDTNCMGAAQWQKCRLLLRKMKREEGGERFLLEFYVPPKSSKPKVSIPLSAIVEVRTTMPLEMPDKDNTFVLKVENGGEYILETIDSLQKNSWVADIQDCTDPGDSGDDIELASCPHGQASKECSMVASCSCELLSEGVYRAPERSCPATAEHYSAPSVRCREPPFTQHPSHMPLERFLQSPEAQSSSSSSGGSEGAKDSDGNASLAGYPWFHGTLSRVRAAQLVLAGGARSHGLFVIRQSETRPGEYVLTFNFQGKAKHLRLSVNENGQCHVHHLWFHTVSDMLRHFHAHPIPLESGGSADITLRSYVQVQRSSTTALQMEEALLKLTEPHPPLPPYQHCSCPLLCWHGMNALLYRRVRERLYCRSFACRPRLWASPTHPCHHKEVFCFPKCWTYTLIHSLTCS
- the sh2b2 gene encoding SH2B adapter protein 2 isoform X1, which codes for MNGAVVPGSPELSSSCPLPDWREFCELHARASAADFADKFQRFLSENPCYNSPGADASFSQHFAQHFLECFSAALTQARENQASSPGEDGSNTAPKYSIVPFLGIQGCPLSYGHDLYQRRKDAGASSESLDSMDSGGGGIDGGGSTTTASRGPQTAHKVSALGQSRSSEDVSVSHPKARFKKGFSLRNMSLCVVDGVKEMWHRRASPEPDAPSGTRKVNGGVGGGGEAAAGEKWSQKLRLPRGSQGHKAELLEIQREGALRYMVADDTNCMGAAQWQKCRLLLRKMKREEGGERFLLEFYVPPKSSKPKVSIPLSAIVEVRTTMPLEMPDKDNTFVLKVENGGEYILETIDSLQKNSWVADIQDCTDPGDSGDDIELASCPHGQASKECSMVASCSCELLSEGVYRAPERSCPATAEHYSAPSVRCREPPFTQHPSHMPLERFLQSPEAQSSSSSSGGSEGAKDSDGNASLAGYPWFHGTLSRVRAAQLVLAGGARSHGLFVIRQSETRPGEYVLTFNFQGKAKHLRLSVNENGQCHVHHLWFHTVSDMLRHFHAHPIPLESGGSADITLRSYVQVQRSSTTDATVPPVLTPPRDAGCRTDSAQPALHPPGITSPAAPPSDAPLSSSTSSSPTALPPLSRSDPGTGGVVGGLQSRSNSSERLLEASSGASEDYHDPDGTRRARAVENQYSFY